The following are encoded in a window of Kaistia algarum genomic DNA:
- a CDS encoding metal-sensing transcriptional repressor: MSHANSPEILMRLRRAAGHLSSVMTMVEDGRDCLLITQQLQAVIKALEGSKRELIHHHIDEHLGPLDTVKGESGRDLRTEIRELAKYL, translated from the coding sequence ATGAGCCACGCCAATAGCCCCGAGATCCTGATGCGGCTGCGGCGCGCGGCCGGGCATCTTTCGAGCGTCATGACGATGGTCGAGGACGGGCGCGACTGCCTTCTGATCACGCAGCAGCTGCAGGCCGTCATCAAGGCGCTGGAGGGCAGCAAGCGTGAATTGATCCATCACCACATCGACGAGCATCTCGGCCCGCTCGACACGGTGAAGGGCGAAAGCGGGCGGGATCTGCGAACGGAAATCCGAGAACTCGCCAAGTATCTCTGA
- a CDS encoding chloride channel protein yields the protein MRARRQWRIHRQLWLSRRLWSKRLVFWGGALAIGLVSVAFASAADGARMLFDRAHAVGWWVPLVLTPLGFVVSAQLARTVFPGSQGSGIQQAIAAMEIAEPSGRSGLLSLRIAVGKIVLTLLGLASGASIGREGPTVQVGASIMLAAGRLGGVGRPRMLILAGSAAGISAAFNTPIAGIVFAIEEMARSFELRASGFVLTAVIIAGLVSLALVGNYDYFGAASGRVVGTEGWLLVGVCGLLGGAFGAIFSAAMLTGVRRLRAFIAPAPLARSLMIAFAAGLASALIGIATGGITFGTGYDVAKAALQGAATPWYFAPSKLVATLLAAFSGIPGGIFAPSLAVGAGFGALIASVFGTVVAPAALLGMTGYFAGVVQAPITAFVIILEMTADTSDTVPVMCAALIGYGVARLVSRESLYHGLAKAYLKH from the coding sequence GTGCGAGCGCGCCGACAGTGGAGAATCCACCGCCAGCTCTGGCTTTCCCGCCGGCTGTGGTCGAAGCGACTGGTGTTCTGGGGCGGGGCGCTCGCGATCGGCCTCGTCAGCGTCGCCTTCGCCAGCGCGGCGGACGGAGCCCGCATGCTGTTCGACCGGGCGCATGCCGTCGGCTGGTGGGTGCCGCTGGTCCTGACGCCGCTCGGCTTCGTCGTCTCCGCCCAACTCGCTCGCACCGTCTTCCCCGGCTCGCAGGGCAGCGGCATCCAGCAGGCGATCGCGGCCATGGAGATTGCCGAGCCGTCGGGACGGTCCGGCCTCCTGTCGTTGCGCATCGCCGTCGGCAAGATCGTGCTGACGCTGCTCGGCCTGGCTTCCGGAGCCTCGATCGGCCGCGAGGGTCCAACGGTTCAGGTCGGCGCCTCCATCATGCTGGCGGCAGGCCGGCTTGGCGGCGTCGGCCGGCCGCGCATGCTGATCCTCGCCGGTTCCGCCGCCGGCATTTCGGCGGCCTTCAACACCCCGATCGCCGGCATCGTCTTCGCGATCGAGGAGATGGCTCGCTCCTTCGAGCTGCGCGCCAGCGGCTTCGTGCTGACGGCGGTGATCATCGCCGGACTGGTGTCGCTCGCGCTGGTCGGCAATTACGATTATTTCGGTGCGGCGAGCGGCCGCGTCGTCGGGACGGAAGGCTGGCTGTTGGTCGGCGTCTGCGGCCTGCTCGGCGGCGCGTTCGGGGCAATCTTTTCCGCCGCCATGCTCACCGGCGTCCGGCGCCTGCGCGCCTTCATAGCGCCCGCGCCGCTTGCCCGCAGCCTGATGATCGCCTTTGCCGCCGGCCTCGCCAGCGCGCTGATCGGCATCGCCACCGGCGGCATCACCTTCGGCACCGGCTATGACGTCGCCAAGGCGGCGCTCCAGGGCGCCGCGACACCGTGGTATTTCGCGCCCTCCAAGCTGGTGGCCACGCTGCTCGCCGCCTTCTCGGGCATTCCGGGCGGCATCTTCGCGCCCTCGCTCGCGGTCGGGGCCGGCTTCGGCGCCCTGATCGCCTCGGTCTTCGGCACGGTTGTGGCGCCTGCGGCTCTGCTCGGTATGACCGGCTATTTCGCCGGCGTCGTCCAGGCGCCGATCACCGCCTTCGTCATCATCCTCGAAATGACGGCCGATACGAGCGACACCGTGCCGGTCATGTGCGCGGCGCTGATCGGCTATGGCGTCGCCCGGCTGGTATCGCGCGAATCGCTCTATCACGGCCTGGCGAAGGCCTATCTGAAGCACTGA
- a CDS encoding MFS transporter produces MLLTLVLVVLDGAIANVALPSIAVSLGAHASDTVWVVSSYQIAVLVALLPCGALGEIHGPRRVFLIGVAIFTAASAACAFAGSLPVLVAARFVQGMGAGAIMALAAMNLRFAVPQRLLGTIIGFNAMTIAISAAAGPAIAGAILSIAHWPWLFAVNIPIGIVVLLSGRLLGFRQGVQRPLNRAALLANTVMFLLFFAGADRVATAPASGMALIAGAALSLAALLYLERGSAAPIVPTDLLAEPAFRIAVIASVSCFTGQMLSYVALPFYLQHTLQMSPALAGLYMMPWPIATIILAPISGRLADRIRTAWLCAVGGGLLAIGLLIAGLSPPDPRAIAFLAGTILAGAGFGLFQTPNNRILLLSAPKGRSGAAGAMQGTARLLGQTLGAISMSILFQTVPVATAPTLALVLAGLCAAVAALVSLTRARHERPGGST; encoded by the coding sequence CTGCTCTTGACGTTGGTGCTCGTCGTGCTCGACGGCGCCATCGCCAATGTCGCGCTGCCATCCATTGCCGTATCGCTGGGCGCGCATGCCAGCGACACGGTATGGGTGGTGTCGAGCTACCAGATCGCCGTGCTGGTCGCGCTGCTCCCCTGCGGCGCCCTTGGCGAGATCCATGGTCCTCGGCGGGTCTTTCTCATCGGCGTCGCGATCTTCACCGCGGCCTCCGCAGCCTGCGCCTTTGCCGGAAGCTTGCCCGTGCTCGTCGCCGCCCGGTTCGTGCAGGGAATGGGAGCCGGCGCGATCATGGCTCTCGCGGCGATGAATCTGCGCTTTGCCGTGCCGCAGCGCCTGCTCGGGACCATCATCGGCTTCAACGCGATGACGATTGCCATTTCCGCGGCGGCCGGTCCCGCGATCGCCGGCGCGATCCTCTCCATCGCCCATTGGCCCTGGCTCTTTGCCGTCAACATCCCGATCGGGATCGTCGTCTTGCTCAGTGGCCGGCTGCTCGGTTTCCGGCAGGGCGTCCAGCGACCGTTGAACCGGGCAGCCCTCCTGGCCAACACGGTCATGTTCCTGCTGTTCTTTGCCGGCGCTGATCGGGTCGCCACGGCGCCGGCCAGCGGCATGGCCCTGATCGCCGGCGCAGCTCTGTCCCTTGCCGCGCTGCTCTATCTTGAACGCGGCAGCGCTGCCCCGATCGTGCCCACCGACCTGTTGGCGGAGCCTGCCTTTCGCATCGCCGTGATCGCGTCGGTCAGTTGCTTCACCGGGCAGATGCTCAGCTATGTCGCGCTGCCCTTCTATCTGCAACACACCCTGCAGATGAGCCCGGCCCTCGCGGGGCTGTACATGATGCCCTGGCCGATCGCGACGATCATCCTTGCCCCGATCTCAGGGCGGCTCGCCGACCGAATCCGGACGGCGTGGCTCTGCGCGGTCGGCGGTGGTCTGCTCGCGATCGGCCTGCTCATAGCGGGGTTGTCGCCGCCGGACCCTCGGGCCATCGCCTTCCTGGCCGGAACGATCCTGGCAGGCGCCGGTTTCGGGCTGTTCCAGACTCCGAACAACCGCATCCTGCTTCTTTCCGCGCCCAAGGGTCGAAGCGGCGCCGCAGGCGCCATGCAGGGCACGGCGCGCCTTCTCGGGCAGACGCTCGGGGCGATTTCGATGTCCATCCTGTTCCAGACGGTCCCCGTCGCCACGGCGCCGACTCTGGCGCTGGTCCTGGCCGGCCTATGCGCCGCCGTCGCCGCCCTTGTCAGCCTGACCCGGGCGCGCCATGAGCGGCCCGGCGGATCGACCTAG
- a CDS encoding aromatic ring-hydroxylating dioxygenase subunit alpha has translation MLTTRQPVLRRFWYATHRIDDLASGPKPFTLLGEKIVLFLDSSGEPAALMDRCCHRTARLSKGWCKGDLIVCGYHGWAYDRTGALIEVPQFSPEQIVPRIGVQAFHCVARYGYAWVCLGEPLGDIPEMPEDANPGYRRIQQFHEVWKTAPLRLMENSFDNAHFSFVHKSTFGQISQPVPEKYEISETDYGFEAETIVEINNPPPAYRITGTDAPTTKRHMRNKWFMPFCRRLDIEYPSGLRHIIFNCATPVDDGTLHLAQILYRNDSEADCPTDALIAWDAAILEEDRDILEATDFDATVDMKRKVEAHMPSDRPGMIMRRRLLQLLRDHDEEEISEARPAVAMPDMPAFQQASGEIGP, from the coding sequence ATGCTCACCACGCGCCAACCCGTCCTTCGCCGCTTCTGGTATGCGACGCACCGCATCGATGATCTCGCAAGCGGGCCGAAGCCGTTCACGCTGCTCGGCGAGAAGATCGTGCTCTTCCTCGATTCGAGCGGCGAGCCGGCGGCGCTGATGGATCGCTGCTGCCATCGGACGGCGCGGCTTTCCAAGGGCTGGTGCAAGGGCGATTTGATCGTGTGCGGCTATCATGGCTGGGCCTATGACCGTACCGGCGCGCTGATCGAGGTGCCGCAATTCTCGCCCGAGCAGATCGTGCCGCGCATCGGCGTGCAAGCGTTTCACTGCGTTGCCCGCTATGGCTATGCTTGGGTTTGCCTCGGCGAGCCGCTTGGCGACATTCCGGAAATGCCCGAGGACGCCAATCCGGGCTATCGCCGCATCCAGCAATTCCATGAGGTCTGGAAGACGGCGCCGCTGCGCCTCATGGAGAACTCGTTCGACAACGCGCACTTCTCCTTCGTGCATAAATCGACCTTCGGCCAGATCAGCCAGCCCGTGCCGGAGAAATACGAGATCAGCGAGACAGACTACGGCTTCGAGGCCGAGACCATCGTCGAGATCAACAATCCGCCGCCGGCCTACCGCATCACCGGCACCGACGCGCCGACGACGAAGCGCCACATGCGCAACAAATGGTTCATGCCGTTCTGCCGCCGGCTCGACATCGAATATCCCTCGGGGCTGCGCCACATCATCTTCAACTGCGCGACGCCCGTCGACGACGGCACGCTGCACCTGGCGCAGATCCTCTATCGCAACGACAGCGAAGCGGATTGCCCGACCGACGCGCTGATCGCCTGGGATGCCGCGATCCTGGAGGAAGACCGCGACATTCTCGAAGCGACGGATTTCGACGCCACGGTCGACATGAAGCGCAAGGTCGAGGCGCACATGCCCTCCGACCGCCCCGGCATGATCATGCGCCGCCGCCTGCTGCAATTGCTGCGCGACCACGATGAGGAGGAAATCTCCGAGGCGCGGCCGGCGGTGGCGATGCCGGACATGCCGGCCTTCCAGCAGGCGAGCGGCGAGATCGGGCCGTAA
- a CDS encoding Dabb family protein — protein sequence MIRHTVAFRLRHPKGSPAEAAFLADALVLAAIPGVTRFERLRQVSPKNEFDFGFSMEFADATAYQGYNEHPDHVAFVRDRWVPEIETFLEIDYVPL from the coding sequence ATGATCCGCCACACCGTCGCCTTCCGCCTCAGACATCCGAAGGGATCGCCTGCCGAGGCCGCGTTCCTGGCCGATGCGCTTGTCCTCGCAGCGATCCCCGGCGTCACCCGTTTCGAGCGGCTGCGGCAGGTCAGTCCCAAGAACGAGTTCGATTTCGGATTCTCGATGGAATTCGCCGATGCGACGGCCTATCAGGGCTACAACGAGCATCCGGATCACGTCGCCTTCGTGCGGGATCGCTGGGTACCGGAGATCGAGACCTTTCTCGAGATCGATTACGTCCCGCTCTGA
- a CDS encoding pirin family protein, with protein MTSIDPDPVFGDAASSDAIELVVVPRTVDIGGFTVRRALPTVKRRMVGPFIFLDQMGPGELALGEGLDVRPHPHIGLATVTYLFDGEIVHRDSTGVEATIRPGDVNWMTAGRGIAHSERSSPEFRHRANKRTVAGLQTWVALPKDHEETPPQFHHHDSAALPEIEDGGAKVRLILGSAFGATSPVETFTDTIYAELLLQPGASVPIDAAHIERALYLYEGTIEIGGDVFEGSQLLVLRPGDPITVMARTPVRALLVGGAPMDGPRHIWWNFVSSSKERIDQAKADWKAGRFDKVFGDEKEFIPLPD; from the coding sequence ATGACCTCCATCGATCCCGACCCCGTCTTCGGCGATGCCGCATCGAGCGATGCGATCGAACTCGTCGTCGTTCCGCGCACGGTCGATATCGGCGGCTTCACCGTTCGCCGTGCCTTGCCGACCGTAAAGCGTCGGATGGTCGGCCCGTTCATCTTCCTCGACCAGATGGGGCCCGGGGAACTCGCGCTCGGCGAGGGCCTCGACGTACGCCCTCACCCGCATATCGGGCTCGCGACCGTCACCTATCTCTTCGACGGCGAGATCGTTCACCGGGATTCGACCGGGGTCGAGGCGACGATCCGGCCGGGCGACGTCAACTGGATGACAGCTGGACGCGGCATTGCCCATTCCGAACGGTCCAGCCCGGAATTCCGCCATCGCGCCAACAAACGGACCGTCGCCGGGCTCCAGACTTGGGTCGCACTGCCCAAGGATCATGAGGAAACGCCGCCGCAGTTCCATCATCATGACAGCGCCGCGCTGCCGGAGATCGAGGACGGCGGCGCCAAGGTTCGCCTCATCCTCGGCTCAGCCTTCGGCGCCACCTCGCCGGTCGAGACCTTCACCGACACGATCTACGCCGAATTGCTGCTCCAGCCCGGCGCGTCGGTGCCGATCGACGCCGCCCATATCGAGCGGGCGCTCTATCTCTATGAAGGGACGATCGAGATCGGCGGCGACGTCTTCGAGGGTTCGCAGTTGCTGGTGCTGCGGCCGGGCGATCCGATCACCGTCATGGCCCGAACGCCGGTCCGCGCCCTTCTCGTCGGCGGCGCCCCGATGGACGGCCCGCGCCACATCTGGTGGAACTTCGTCTCCTCCTCCAAGGAGCGCATCGACCAGGCCAAGGCCGACTGGAAGGCGGGCCGTTTCGACAAGGTGTTCGGCGACGAAAAGGAGTTCATCCCGCTGCCGGATTGA
- a CDS encoding SCO family protein produces MTRKGKAQPGRAPASPLRILRYSLWAVVAMVLVVVAFYAYDQHRVGTGGIGGPFTLVDQKGETVTQAALDGHPSAVFFGYTFCPDVCPTTLLAATNWLKALGPDGNKLKVYFVTVDPERDTQAQMAAYLGAFDPRIVGLTGSRPAIDAMLKEYRVYSKKVGDGPDYSMDHTAAVYLLDSKGRFTGTVDYQEKDEDALAKLKRLVAG; encoded by the coding sequence ATGACCCGGAAAGGCAAGGCCCAGCCCGGCAGAGCGCCGGCCAGCCCGCTCCGCATCCTTCGCTACAGCCTCTGGGCCGTCGTGGCGATGGTCCTCGTCGTTGTAGCGTTCTATGCCTATGATCAGCACAGAGTTGGCACAGGCGGGATCGGGGGGCCGTTCACGCTGGTTGACCAGAAGGGCGAAACGGTCACGCAGGCGGCGCTCGACGGCCATCCTTCGGCGGTGTTCTTCGGCTACACTTTCTGCCCCGATGTCTGCCCGACGACGCTGCTCGCCGCAACCAACTGGCTGAAGGCGCTGGGGCCTGACGGCAACAAGCTGAAGGTCTATTTCGTCACCGTCGATCCCGAGCGCGACACGCAGGCGCAGATGGCGGCCTATCTCGGCGCCTTCGACCCGCGCATCGTCGGGCTGACCGGCTCGCGGCCGGCGATCGACGCGATGCTCAAGGAATATCGCGTCTATTCGAAGAAGGTCGGCGACGGCCCCGATTATTCGATGGACCACACTGCCGCGGTCTATCTCCTTGACTCGAAAGGCCGCTTCACCGGCACGGTCGACTATCAGGAGAAGGACGAGGACGCGCTGGCCAAGCTGAAGCGGCTGGTGGCGGGGTGA
- a CDS encoding c-type cytochrome produces MKSSGSIMALAVALVALSPSLAGAATKAEIARGDYLVNGPVACGNCHTPRDAKMQPIEDKAFAGGFPFSDPGFQSFSANITPDKETGLGNWTDAEIIHAIREGANKDGRIIFPPMPVPTYNNMSDDDVKAIVAYLRTLKPIKNEIPMAKYSIPQATMPPAKGLPAPPKTDKVAYGGYIVNALSHCFECHTSPGANGAPDFKNGLGAGGFEIVLGPGVNVRTANITSDPETGLGKWTDAEIKTAIVDGIGPKGGHLAPPMPYSNFKKMTNEDLDAVVAYLRTVPPIKNKVERTDFQMKAFP; encoded by the coding sequence ATGAAGTCGTCGGGATCCATCATGGCACTGGCGGTAGCGCTGGTTGCGTTATCACCATCCCTGGCCGGCGCTGCGACCAAGGCCGAAATCGCGCGCGGCGACTATCTGGTGAACGGACCGGTCGCCTGCGGCAATTGCCACACGCCCCGCGACGCCAAGATGCAGCCAATCGAAGACAAGGCCTTTGCCGGCGGCTTCCCATTCTCCGATCCCGGTTTCCAGTCCTTCTCGGCCAATATCACGCCGGACAAGGAAACCGGCCTCGGCAACTGGACCGACGCGGAGATCATTCATGCGATCCGTGAGGGCGCCAACAAGGACGGGCGCATCATCTTCCCGCCCATGCCGGTGCCGACCTACAACAACATGTCGGATGACGACGTGAAGGCGATCGTCGCCTATCTGCGGACGCTGAAGCCCATCAAGAACGAAATCCCGATGGCGAAGTACAGCATCCCGCAAGCGACCATGCCGCCGGCAAAGGGCCTGCCGGCGCCGCCGAAGACCGACAAGGTCGCCTATGGCGGCTACATCGTGAACGCGCTGTCGCATTGCTTCGAATGCCACACCTCGCCGGGTGCCAATGGCGCGCCGGACTTCAAGAACGGCCTCGGCGCCGGCGGCTTCGAGATCGTGCTCGGGCCGGGCGTCAATGTGCGCACGGCCAATATCACCTCCGACCCGGAGACCGGCCTCGGCAAATGGACGGATGCCGAGATCAAGACGGCCATCGTGGACGGCATCGGACCGAAGGGCGGCCATCTCGCCCCGCCCATGCCGTATTCCAACTTCAAGAAGATGACGAACGAGGATCTTGACGCGGTCGTCGCTTATCTCCGCACCGTCCCGCCGATCAAGAATAAGGTCGAGCGCACGGACTTCCAGATGAAGGCGTTCCCATAG
- a CDS encoding LysR family transcriptional regulator — translation MRDLDLNLLVALDALLRERSVSAAARGLGLSTSAMSRTLSRLRTALEDPVLVPAGRSMVPTPRAEAIADEVRALTRAVHAVLSPAADIDIGQLRRDFTIRANEAFVLIHAADLSAAVAAVAPGVRLRFAPKPDKAIQPLRDATIDLDIGVLAGDGAELRGQTLFVDDFVGVARKGHPALREGPMSAERYAACRHVMSSRRGHFEGPVDAGLADLGLSRTVSLVVASYPAVLAVAATSDLLGIAPRSYCKVDMASRTVMFELPVPTPPFTIVQTWHPRMDADPGHRWLRGLVFDTLRIKMAADPA, via the coding sequence ATGCGGGATCTCGATCTGAACCTCCTGGTGGCGTTGGATGCCCTGCTGCGGGAACGGAGCGTTTCGGCCGCCGCGCGCGGGCTTGGGCTCAGCACATCGGCGATGAGCCGAACGCTGTCCCGATTGCGGACGGCACTGGAGGATCCCGTTCTTGTTCCGGCGGGCCGTTCCATGGTGCCGACCCCGCGCGCGGAAGCGATCGCCGACGAGGTGCGCGCGCTCACCCGCGCCGTCCATGCCGTGTTGAGCCCTGCCGCCGATATCGACATCGGTCAGTTGCGGCGCGACTTCACCATCCGCGCCAACGAGGCCTTCGTGCTGATTCATGCGGCGGACTTGAGTGCCGCCGTCGCCGCCGTCGCGCCCGGGGTGCGGCTGCGCTTCGCACCCAAGCCGGACAAGGCGATCCAGCCGCTGCGCGATGCCACGATCGATCTCGACATCGGCGTCCTGGCCGGTGATGGCGCCGAATTGCGCGGACAAACGCTTTTCGTGGACGACTTCGTCGGCGTGGCGCGGAAGGGGCATCCTGCCTTGCGCGAGGGCCCGATGTCGGCGGAACGATATGCTGCATGTCGCCATGTCATGTCGTCGCGCCGCGGCCATTTCGAAGGTCCGGTCGACGCGGGGCTCGCGGATCTCGGTCTTTCGCGGACGGTCAGCCTCGTCGTGGCGAGCTATCCGGCCGTCCTTGCCGTCGCGGCGACGTCCGATCTTCTCGGCATCGCCCCGCGATCCTATTGCAAGGTGGACATGGCGAGCCGGACGGTGATGTTCGAACTGCCGGTGCCGACGCCGCCCTTCACCATCGTTCAAACCTGGCATCCGCGCATGGATGCCGATCCCGGCCATCGCTGGCTGCGCGGGCTTGTCTTCGACACGCTCCGGATCAAGATGGCGGCGGATCCTGCCTAG
- the dmeF gene encoding CDF family Co(II)/Ni(II) efflux transporter DmeF — translation MNAASGASHSHFFLGERHDRHSRRTMIVVALTAVAMVVEIAAGYAFGSMALLADGFHMSTHAGALLLAALAYRYASRHADDPAFTFGTGKIGDLAGFASAIVLGMIALLIAVDSLHRLASPQPIRFDEAILVAVLGLGVNLISAWLLHDGEHGHDHDPSHSHHNDDDHGHHHDHHDHNFRAAYVHVAADALTSVLAIAALVAGRTFDWVWLDAAAGVLGAVMIALWSIRLMRDSAGVLVDRVADPKLAHAIEDRLERHGARVTDLHLWRVGPGHNAAVISVSADEPQTPARYKTALSGLHGLSHVTIEVTAA, via the coding sequence ATGAACGCGGCGAGCGGCGCTTCGCACAGCCATTTCTTTCTCGGCGAGCGGCACGACCGCCATTCAAGGCGGACGATGATCGTCGTCGCTCTGACCGCTGTGGCGATGGTGGTCGAAATCGCCGCCGGCTACGCCTTCGGGTCGATGGCGCTGCTGGCCGACGGCTTCCACATGTCGACCCATGCCGGGGCGCTGCTGCTCGCAGCCCTCGCCTATCGTTATGCAAGCCGCCATGCCGACGACCCGGCCTTCACTTTCGGCACCGGCAAGATCGGCGATCTGGCCGGCTTCGCCAGCGCCATCGTGCTCGGCATGATCGCGTTGCTGATCGCGGTGGATTCACTGCACCGCCTCGCCTCGCCGCAGCCAATCCGCTTCGACGAGGCGATTCTCGTCGCCGTGCTCGGCCTTGGCGTCAATCTAATCAGCGCCTGGCTGCTTCATGACGGCGAGCACGGGCACGACCATGATCCCAGCCATAGTCACCACAACGATGATGATCACGGTCATCACCATGATCATCACGACCACAATTTCCGCGCCGCCTATGTCCATGTCGCCGCCGATGCGCTGACTTCGGTGCTGGCGATCGCGGCGCTCGTCGCCGGGCGCACCTTTGACTGGGTCTGGCTCGATGCGGCGGCCGGCGTTCTTGGCGCCGTCATGATCGCGCTCTGGTCGATCCGATTGATGCGCGACAGTGCCGGCGTGCTTGTCGACCGCGTCGCCGACCCGAAGCTCGCCCATGCGATCGAGGACCGACTGGAGCGGCACGGCGCCCGTGTCACCGATCTGCATCTGTGGCGCGTCGGCCCCGGCCATAATGCGGCGGTGATCAGCGTATCCGCCGACGAGCCCCAGACCCCGGCCCGCTACAAGACGGCGCTATCGGGGCTGCACGGCCTCTCCCATGTCACGATCGAGGTGACGGCGGCCTAA
- the dxs gene encoding 1-deoxy-D-xylulose-5-phosphate synthase: MTGKPDTPLLDSVPLPEDLRRLPESALPQLAEELRAETISAVSVTGGHLGAGLGVVELTLALHYVFDTPRDRIIWDVGHQAYPHKILTGRRKRIRTLRQTGGLSGFTKRAESEYDPFGAAHSSTSISAGLGMAVARDLSQGDNAVVCVIGDGAMSAGMVYEAMNNAGALRSRLIVILNDNDMSIAPPVGAMSAYLARLVSGRTYRSIREVAKQLARKLPRFFHDKAKLTEEYARGFFTGGTLFEELGFYYVGPIDGHNLDHLLPVLRNLRDAPDGPILLHVVTQKGKGYAPAEAAPDKYHGVNRFDVITGKQAKATPNAPSYTRVFAESLIKEAETDETIVAVTAAMPTGTGLDLFGQAFPTRTFDVGIAEQHAVTFAAGLASEGYKPFCAIYSTFLQRGYDQIVHDVAIQSLPVRFAIDRAGFVGADGPTHAGSFDTGFLAALPGMVVMAPADEAELVHMIATSVAIDDAPSSFRYPRGEGVGVDMPEKGLVLPIGKGRILRQGSKVAILSFGTRLADALKAAEELDTFGLSATVADARFAKPLDTALILDLARNHEVFLTIEEGAVGGFGSQVLAFLAGAGALDRGLKIRTLAMPDIFLDQDKPEAMIATSGLDARGIVATVFEALGRGEEAAAMRRA, from the coding sequence ATGACCGGCAAGCCCGACACGCCCCTTCTCGACAGCGTTCCCCTCCCCGAGGATCTTCGGCGACTTCCGGAAAGCGCGCTGCCCCAGCTCGCCGAGGAATTGCGCGCCGAGACGATCAGCGCCGTTTCCGTGACCGGCGGGCATCTGGGTGCCGGGCTCGGCGTGGTCGAACTCACGCTGGCGCTGCACTATGTCTTCGATACGCCGCGCGACCGCATCATCTGGGATGTCGGCCACCAGGCCTATCCGCACAAGATCCTCACCGGGCGCCGCAAGCGCATCCGCACGCTGCGCCAGACCGGCGGTCTCTCCGGCTTCACGAAGCGGGCCGAGAGCGAATATGATCCGTTCGGCGCCGCCCACTCGTCGACCTCGATCTCGGCCGGCCTCGGCATGGCGGTTGCCCGCGACCTTTCGCAAGGCGACAACGCCGTCGTCTGCGTGATCGGCGACGGCGCGATGTCGGCCGGCATGGTCTATGAGGCGATGAACAATGCCGGCGCGCTGCGCTCGCGCCTCATCGTCATCCTCAATGATAACGACATGTCGATCGCGCCGCCGGTCGGCGCCATGTCGGCCTATCTCGCCCGGCTCGTCTCGGGCCGGACCTATCGCTCGATCCGCGAAGTTGCCAAGCAGCTCGCCCGCAAGCTGCCGCGCTTCTTCCACGACAAGGCCAAGCTGACGGAAGAATATGCCCGCGGTTTCTTCACCGGCGGCACGCTGTTCGAGGAACTCGGATTCTATTATGTCGGGCCGATCGACGGCCATAATCTGGATCACCTGCTCCCCGTGCTGCGCAATCTGCGCGATGCGCCGGATGGGCCGATCCTGCTGCATGTCGTGACGCAGAAGGGCAAGGGCTATGCCCCCGCCGAAGCGGCGCCGGACAAATATCACGGCGTCAACCGCTTCGACGTCATCACCGGCAAGCAGGCCAAGGCGACGCCGAATGCTCCCTCCTATACCCGCGTCTTCGCCGAAAGCCTGATCAAAGAAGCCGAGACGGACGAGACCATTGTCGCCGTCACCGCCGCCATGCCGACCGGCACGGGACTGGACCTGTTCGGCCAGGCTTTCCCGACCCGCACCTTCGACGTCGGCATTGCCGAGCAGCACGCCGTGACCTTCGCGGCGGGCCTCGCCAGCGAGGGCTACAAGCCGTTCTGCGCGATCTATTCTACCTTCCTGCAGCGCGGCTACGACCAGATCGTGCATGACGTCGCGATCCAGAGCCTTCCGGTGCGCTTCGCGATCGACCGTGCCGGCTTTGTCGGCGCCGACGGGCCGACCCATGCCGGCTCGTTCGACACCGGCTTCCTCGCCGCGCTCCCCGGCATGGTCGTGATGGCGCCCGCCGACGAAGCCGAACTGGTTCACATGATCGCCACCTCGGTCGCGATCGACGACGCACCCTCCTCGTTCCGCTATCCGCGCGGCGAGGGCGTCGGCGTCGACATGCCGGAGAAGGGGCTCGTCCTGCCGATCGGCAAGGGCCGCATCCTGCGCCAGGGCTCGAAGGTTGCGATCCTCTCGTTCGGAACGCGGCTCGCCGATGCGCTGAAGGCGGCCGAGGAACTCGACACGTTCGGCCTTTCGGCGACTGTCGCCGATGCCCGCTTCGCCAAGCCGCTCGACACGGCGCTGATCCTCGATCTCGCGCGCAACCACGAGGTTTTCCTGACGATAGAAGAAGGCGCCGTCGGCGGCTTCGGCAGCCAGGTGCTCGCCTTCCTCGCCGGGGCCGGCGCCCTTGATCGCGGCCTCAAGATCCGCACCCTCGCCATGCCCGACATCTTCCTCGATCAGGACAAGCCCGAGGCGATGATCGCCACCAGCGGCCTCGATGCGCGCGGCATCGTCGCAACGGTGTTCGAAGCACTTGGCCGAGGCGAAGAAGCCGCCGCGATGCGCCGGGCGTGA